One window from the genome of Kaistia defluvii encodes:
- a CDS encoding type VI secretion system-associated protein TagO, translating to MSSRLAICARLSDDAQRLRCFDKEVDADPEVNKANGKISLESAPVAISKPSGDPTKAPVSDVARSDWQVAHDKSKIAGTDDVYLSVRGTSIQDRFKRSVTPTLWVRCYEKTTSVLVTWETFLGSDQTRVEWRIDDFGRKTGAWQISSDHEAAGLWNGANAIPFIRTLLNREVLAMRVVPYGESPVETVFQIAGLQDKIAELQAACSWK from the coding sequence TTGAGCAGCCGCCTTGCCATTTGTGCCAGGCTTTCAGACGACGCGCAGCGTCTCAGATGCTTCGACAAAGAGGTCGACGCCGACCCAGAGGTTAATAAGGCCAACGGGAAAATCTCTTTGGAAAGTGCTCCCGTCGCAATCTCTAAGCCCTCTGGAGATCCGACGAAGGCGCCCGTTTCTGATGTCGCCCGGAGCGATTGGCAGGTTGCACACGACAAGTCAAAGATTGCAGGGACCGACGACGTTTACCTCTCGGTGCGCGGGACAAGCATCCAAGATCGATTCAAGCGCTCTGTTACGCCTACGCTATGGGTTAGGTGCTACGAAAAGACCACAAGTGTACTCGTCACCTGGGAGACGTTCTTGGGCTCCGACCAGACGCGCGTGGAATGGCGCATCGACGATTTTGGAAGGAAGACAGGCGCTTGGCAAATATCTAGCGACCATGAGGCTGCAGGACTTTGGAATGGCGCAAACGCGATTCCGTTCATCCGCACCCTCTTAAATCGCGAGGTGTTGGCAATGCGTGTCGTGCCATACGGTGAATCCCCAGTGGAGACTGTTTTTCAGATAGCCGGGCTTCAAGACAAGATCGCGGAACTCCAAGCGGCGTGCAGCTGGAAATGA
- a CDS encoding DUF2312 domain-containing protein yields the protein MGHNSGADDEVQGVAAAQLRSIVERIERLEDEKKAIADDIKDVYGEAKANGYDTKALRKIVALRKQDANEREEQEAILELYKNALGMV from the coding sequence ATGGGTCACAACAGCGGCGCTGACGACGAAGTTCAGGGCGTCGCCGCGGCGCAGCTGCGCTCGATAGTCGAGCGGATCGAGCGGCTGGAAGACGAGAAGAAGGCGATCGCCGACGACATCAAGGATGTCTACGGCGAGGCCAAGGCCAATGGCTACGACACCAAGGCGCTGCGCAAGATCGTGGCGCTGCGCAAGCAGGACGCCAACGAGCGCGAAGAGCAAGAGGCGATCCTCGAGCTCTACAAGAACGCGCTGGGGATGGTCTGA
- a CDS encoding DUF6538 domain-containing protein, which produces MRYLQVRSGLYRYYRRVPLSLQGIDDRFPFVRIALKTADLRVAIAKRDALEHADNELWASYLGGQGVDAARARYRTAVKLAEAMGFAYRPAAQIADAESVEQILKRFGAIGGRDAPAAVVNAALGLVDRPPVTISQAFEIYKNEIVADTLLGKSQKQRRSWTNVKKFSVALFVELVGDKPIEDVTRADAKKIYDHWRERIAPAEGVPTHTASIGNRHLGNLRVLYGEYFSHLGEDKKNPFADFSFSEKVRRKRRPPFQREHLLRFLQPGALSAMNAEARGIFLTVIETGCRPSEIANLKPDHILLDHEVPHISVEPSVDPEDPREIKNHNSVRRIPLIGVALATMRAFPNGFPKYRDNNDRLSAALNKFLRENGLMPSPQHTVYSARHAFEDRMLMASFDTELRKILMGHSIDRPEYGEGGSMAWRLEQLKRIELPFDPVIVSLSRGRRS; this is translated from the coding sequence ATGCGCTACCTTCAGGTGCGCTCCGGCCTCTATCGCTACTACCGCCGGGTGCCCCTTTCGCTCCAAGGAATCGACGATCGTTTCCCCTTCGTCCGGATAGCACTGAAGACTGCCGACCTGCGGGTGGCGATTGCCAAGCGCGATGCGCTCGAGCATGCCGATAACGAGCTTTGGGCTTCCTATCTGGGCGGGCAGGGCGTCGATGCAGCGCGGGCGCGCTACAGGACAGCGGTCAAGCTGGCGGAGGCCATGGGCTTCGCCTATCGGCCGGCAGCCCAGATCGCGGACGCCGAGTCGGTCGAGCAGATCCTGAAGCGGTTTGGCGCCATTGGCGGGCGGGATGCGCCGGCGGCGGTGGTCAATGCTGCGCTTGGTCTGGTCGACAGGCCGCCCGTCACGATCTCCCAAGCCTTCGAGATCTACAAGAATGAGATCGTCGCGGACACGCTGCTGGGCAAGAGCCAGAAGCAACGCCGCTCCTGGACGAACGTCAAGAAGTTCTCCGTTGCGCTGTTCGTCGAGCTGGTCGGGGACAAGCCGATCGAGGACGTCACTCGCGCGGATGCCAAGAAGATTTATGATCACTGGCGCGAGCGGATCGCGCCGGCCGAGGGCGTGCCGACGCACACCGCCTCGATTGGAAACCGGCATCTCGGCAACCTGCGCGTCCTCTATGGCGAGTATTTCTCGCACTTGGGCGAGGACAAGAAGAACCCCTTCGCCGACTTCAGCTTCTCTGAAAAGGTCCGGCGCAAGCGACGCCCGCCGTTCCAGCGGGAGCATCTGCTGCGGTTCCTGCAGCCTGGTGCGCTGTCGGCCATGAACGCCGAGGCAAGGGGCATCTTTCTAACCGTGATCGAGACGGGCTGCAGGCCAAGTGAGATCGCCAATCTGAAGCCGGACCACATTCTTCTGGACCACGAAGTGCCCCATATTTCGGTCGAGCCTAGCGTCGATCCTGAAGACCCGCGGGAGATCAAGAATCACAATTCCGTTCGGCGCATTCCCCTCATAGGGGTTGCCCTGGCCACCATGCGTGCCTTCCCGAACGGCTTTCCCAAATACCGCGACAACAACGACCGGCTATCCGCTGCGCTGAACAAGTTTCTGCGGGAAAATGGCCTTATGCCGTCCCCTCAACACACGGTCTACAGCGCGCGCCATGCCTTCGAGGATCGTATGCTGATGGCCAGCTTCGACACGGAGCTGCGCAAGATCCTGATGGGCCACAGCATCGACCGTCCCGAATATGGCGAGGGCGGCTCGATGGCCTGGCGGCTCGAGCAGCTCAAGCGGATTGAGCTGCCCTTTGATCCCGTGATTGTCTCGCTCTCGCGAGGGCGGCGGTCATAA
- a CDS encoding helix-turn-helix domain-containing protein — translation MSGPRYSIIPADAVTDNRLEGRDLQVLALLGRHTNDGGWCSRSQVKMAREIHCGRATIQRGLARLIECGYVQQRAMTRKDGGDRAHEYRVLLDEVRPDSFINDGDESDASAASETEGVPTGGQGVPTQDGQGVPTHERAPIRTTLLKRNERETRALGADIEVTVVAAEADTAFMAWLMSWPTAASDSLVRTYRAWIGLTEGERAEAVDRTAASIAQHQGKVGRKGCYASFTYLEEKRWKRLPSGAVATASSPARILVKPRGLDWCVVFWRRRRAGERVKTMFDMGMTNPELGYGVAVADLPTDGERASLVKIATWDDARRTTPEMAAWGEELAREGISFTPHDLRTPFIWVPSRWPPGREGNRLAATGDEARQ, via the coding sequence ATGAGCGGGCCGCGCTATTCCATCATTCCGGCCGACGCCGTCACCGACAACCGCCTGGAGGGCCGCGACCTGCAGGTTCTGGCCCTGCTTGGCCGGCACACGAACGATGGCGGCTGGTGCTCCCGCAGCCAGGTCAAGATGGCTCGCGAGATCCATTGCGGGCGGGCCACCATCCAGCGCGGCCTCGCCCGGCTGATCGAGTGCGGCTATGTCCAGCAGCGCGCCATGACGCGCAAGGATGGCGGCGACCGGGCGCACGAATATCGCGTGCTTCTCGACGAGGTTCGGCCCGATTCATTCATCAACGATGGTGATGAATCCGACGCATCTGCCGCCTCGGAAACCGAGGGGGTGCCCACCGGTGGGCAGGGGGTGCCCACCCAGGACGGGCAGGGGGTGCCCACCCATGAGCGGGCACCCATAAGAACGACCCTTCTAAAACGAAATGAGAGAGAGACGCGGGCGCTTGGCGCCGACATCGAAGTGACCGTTGTGGCGGCCGAGGCCGACACGGCGTTCATGGCGTGGCTCATGAGCTGGCCGACGGCAGCATCCGACAGCCTGGTGCGGACTTATCGGGCATGGATCGGGCTGACGGAGGGCGAGCGCGCCGAGGCGGTCGACCGGACGGCGGCTTCGATCGCCCAGCACCAGGGCAAGGTGGGACGGAAGGGCTGCTATGCCAGCTTCACCTATCTCGAGGAAAAGCGCTGGAAGCGGCTACCGAGTGGGGCTGTGGCGACCGCCAGTAGCCCGGCGAGGATCTTGGTCAAGCCGCGCGGCCTCGACTGGTGCGTCGTGTTCTGGCGGCGCCGGCGGGCAGGCGAGCGGGTCAAGACGATGTTCGACATGGGCATGACCAACCCCGAACTCGGCTATGGCGTTGCGGTTGCGGACCTGCCGACTGACGGCGAGCGCGCATCGCTGGTGAAGATCGCCACCTGGGACGACGCCCGGCGCACGACGCCGGAGATGGCGGCCTGGGGCGAGGAACTGGCTCGCGAGGGCATCAGCTTCACGCCCCACGACCTGCGCACACCCTTCATCTGGGTTCCCAGCCGCTGGCCGCCTGGTCGCGAGGGCAACCGGCTGGCGGCGACAGGCGACGAGGCAAGACAATGA
- a CDS encoding TrmH family RNA methyltransferase: protein MPQLIRITDPADPRIAPYCAVRERDLVGRDDHFIAEGEVVLQTLVQSERHQPVSLLLDEKRVDGLSAITNRLADEVPVYVASQAVLDGIVGFHIHRGILALGHRAPAPVPDALLAGLEGRALVVVLMGISNHDNLGGIFRNAAAFGADAILLDAQCCDPFYRKAIRVSVGNTLTLPHARLSPDDDVVALLEKYGFTAVSLSPNGEYRLAELKRPPRVAALLGTEGPGLDAAVLARTLTVRIPMAPGVDSLNVATTSGIVLHQLTQATGDE from the coding sequence TTGCCGCAGCTGATCCGCATCACCGATCCCGCCGATCCGCGCATCGCGCCCTATTGCGCCGTACGCGAGCGCGACCTGGTCGGGCGCGACGATCACTTCATCGCCGAGGGCGAGGTGGTGCTGCAGACGCTGGTTCAATCGGAGCGCCACCAGCCGGTCTCGCTGCTGCTCGATGAAAAGCGCGTCGATGGCCTGTCAGCCATCACCAATCGCCTGGCGGACGAGGTGCCGGTCTATGTCGCCAGCCAGGCGGTGCTCGACGGCATTGTCGGCTTCCACATCCATCGCGGCATTCTCGCGCTCGGCCACCGGGCGCCCGCGCCTGTCCCCGACGCGCTCTTGGCCGGCCTCGAGGGCAGGGCGCTCGTCGTCGTGCTGATGGGCATATCCAACCACGACAATCTCGGCGGGATCTTTCGCAACGCCGCGGCCTTCGGCGCCGACGCGATCCTGCTCGATGCGCAATGCTGCGACCCGTTCTATCGCAAGGCGATCCGGGTCTCGGTCGGCAACACGTTGACCTTGCCGCATGCCAGGCTCTCGCCGGATGACGATGTCGTGGCGCTGCTGGAAAAGTATGGCTTCACGGCGGTGTCGCTGAGCCCGAATGGCGAATATCGGCTGGCGGAGCTGAAGCGTCCGCCCCGCGTCGCGGCGCTGCTCGGCACGGAAGGTCCCGGCCTCGACGCCGCCGTGCTGGCCCGCACGCTGACAGTGCGGATCCCCATGGCGCCGGGCGTTGATTCCCTCAACGTCGCGACGACGAGCGGCATCGTCCTGCATCAGCTGACGCAGGCGACCGGCGACGAGTAG
- a CDS encoding carph-isopro domain-containing protein: MHTIGDLISAFDGNTKFAAIIGKNASTASEMKRRNSIPLEYWPRIIRAARDLGIEGVSNDTLVALHLGKDVAA; this comes from the coding sequence ATGCACACGATCGGCGATCTCATCTCGGCCTTCGACGGCAACACCAAATTTGCGGCGATCATCGGAAAGAATGCCTCAACGGCATCTGAGATGAAGCGGCGGAATTCCATCCCGCTTGAGTATTGGCCGAGAATCATCAGAGCCGCTCGGGATCTGGGGATCGAAGGGGTGTCCAATGACACCTTAGTCGCGCTGCACCTCGGCAAGGACGTCGCAGCATGA
- a CDS encoding ParB N-terminal domain-containing protein, with protein MEPTSTLRPIEQPAPDALPHPAHAGAGPAPQLAWLRIAQLVVDPAYQRGITAGGRKNIRAIVAGFRWARFSPVIVSPIEGGLFAILDGQHRTTAASLIGIDSVPCQIVFATPGEQAEAFTAINSATTRVNGLALFRAALAAGDAEVIRIAEVAARASVTILASPTMELKQKPGETMAIGALRMRSARMATRR; from the coding sequence ATGGAACCGACATCCACCCTCCGCCCCATTGAGCAGCCCGCACCCGATGCGCTGCCGCACCCGGCCCATGCCGGCGCCGGCCCGGCACCGCAACTGGCCTGGCTCCGGATCGCCCAGCTTGTGGTCGACCCCGCCTATCAGCGCGGGATCACGGCTGGCGGGCGCAAGAACATCCGCGCCATCGTCGCCGGCTTCCGCTGGGCGCGCTTCTCGCCGGTGATCGTTTCGCCGATCGAGGGTGGGCTGTTCGCCATACTGGACGGCCAGCACCGGACGACGGCGGCTTCGCTGATCGGCATCGACAGCGTGCCCTGCCAGATCGTCTTCGCGACGCCGGGCGAGCAGGCCGAGGCCTTCACGGCCATCAATAGCGCGACGACTCGCGTCAACGGGCTCGCCCTGTTCCGGGCGGCGCTCGCCGCGGGAGACGCCGAGGTGATCCGCATCGCCGAGGTGGCGGCGCGCGCCTCGGTCACCATCCTTGCTTCGCCCACCATGGAGCTGAAGCAGAAGCCGGGTGAGACCATGGCCATCGGCGCGCTGAGGATGCGATCCGCGCGCATGGCGACGAGACGGTGA
- a CDS encoding MT-A70 family methyltransferase codes for MLPFHAFANLFPLIEGVAFDELVADIAARGLREPILLLDGQILDGRNRYRASRAAGVITSEDTVEPKDARHFVRFIPAADGDPLEFVISKNMHRRHMDESQRAMVAARLSNISHGGDRSGEQEANLPVAVTRAAAGNMLKVSERSVGTARAVLSHGSGELIHAVDRGDVSVTAAADLASLPLAEQRRVIEGMDRRAVSAVVKSIRDEKTAEKKAKRAGREAALAVKQRALPEKRYGVIYSDCEWRFEPFSRETGMDRAADNHYPTTSTNDLVLRDVGKIAAKDCVLFHWATAAMLKAALRVMEGWGFEYKSHVIWGKDRISTGYWSRNKHELLLIGTRGNVPAPAMGEQWESLIMAPVGEHSAKPDAFYELIEAYFPNLPKIELNARRARPGWDAWGLEAPEVGA; via the coding sequence ATGTTGCCCTTCCATGCCTTTGCCAATCTGTTCCCGCTGATCGAGGGCGTGGCCTTTGATGAGCTGGTGGCCGACATCGCGGCGCGCGGCCTGCGCGAGCCGATCCTGCTGCTGGACGGCCAGATCCTGGACGGCCGCAACCGCTATCGCGCCTCCCGCGCGGCGGGCGTCATCACCAGCGAAGACACGGTCGAGCCGAAGGATGCCCGGCACTTCGTGCGGTTCATTCCGGCCGCTGATGGCGACCCGCTCGAATTCGTTATCTCCAAGAACATGCACCGCCGGCACATGGACGAAAGCCAGCGGGCCATGGTGGCGGCGCGCCTTTCGAACATCTCGCACGGGGGCGACCGATCCGGCGAGCAAGAGGCAAATTTGCCGGTTGCTGTCACGCGGGCCGCAGCGGGCAACATGCTCAAGGTCTCGGAGCGCAGCGTCGGCACCGCACGCGCCGTGCTTTCCCATGGATCGGGCGAACTGATCCATGCCGTTGATCGGGGCGACGTCTCGGTCACGGCGGCGGCGGATCTGGCGTCGCTGCCCTTGGCCGAGCAACGCCGGGTCATTGAGGGGATGGACCGGCGCGCCGTGTCGGCCGTCGTGAAATCCATCCGCGATGAGAAGACGGCGGAGAAGAAGGCAAAGCGCGCCGGCCGCGAAGCCGCCCTTGCCGTCAAGCAGCGGGCGCTGCCCGAAAAGCGCTATGGCGTGATCTATTCCGATTGCGAATGGCGCTTTGAGCCCTTCAGTCGCGAGACCGGCATGGATCGCGCGGCCGACAATCACTATCCCACCACATCGACAAACGACCTGGTGTTGCGCGACGTCGGCAAGATCGCGGCGAAGGATTGCGTGCTCTTTCACTGGGCCACGGCGGCGATGCTCAAGGCCGCTCTACGCGTCATGGAAGGCTGGGGCTTCGAGTACAAGTCGCATGTCATCTGGGGCAAGGACCGGATCAGCACCGGCTACTGGAGCCGCAACAAGCATGAGCTGCTGCTGATCGGGACGCGCGGCAATGTGCCGGCGCCCGCCATGGGAGAGCAGTGGGAATCGCTCATCATGGCCCCGGTTGGCGAGCACTCGGCCAAGCCGGACGCCTTCTATGAGCTGATCGAAGCCTATTTTCCGAACCTTCCCAAGATCGAACTGAACGCCCGCCGCGCGCGGCCGGGCTGGGACGCCTGGGGCCTGGAAGCGCCGGAGGTCGGCGCATGA
- a CDS encoding helix-turn-helix domain-containing protein, translated as MSIQVGDGFEFIQTRDQKIRASRAALAALLRHHGDTPLDDDMRKASRFWKAKLGALFPAEASALAEPPQPEPPALPIDATTHYHAFTVIAPPRVGTMGRIRQIITQVARKHGLTDNDILSARRNTKVVRARQEAMYRAVNETTHSLTVVGKVFGRDHTTVMHGIRQHAARSGLPTPPAFKERQP; from the coding sequence ATGAGTATTCAGGTTGGCGACGGCTTCGAGTTCATCCAGACCCGGGACCAGAAGATCCGCGCCTCGCGCGCGGCGCTGGCCGCTCTGCTTCGCCATCACGGCGACACGCCGCTCGACGACGACATGCGCAAGGCTTCTCGCTTCTGGAAGGCGAAGCTCGGGGCGCTGTTCCCGGCCGAGGCCTCCGCGCTAGCCGAACCGCCGCAGCCCGAGCCGCCAGCGCTCCCGATCGACGCGACGACGCACTACCACGCCTTCACGGTGATCGCGCCGCCGCGCGTTGGCACCATGGGGCGCATTCGCCAGATCATCACGCAGGTCGCGCGCAAGCACGGCCTGACCGACAACGACATCCTCTCCGCCCGGCGTAACACGAAAGTCGTTCGGGCGCGGCAGGAAGCCATGTATCGCGCAGTCAACGAGACGACGCACAGCCTGACCGTCGTCGGCAAGGTCTTCGGCCGCGACCATACGACCGTCATGCATGGCATTCGCCAGCACGCCGCCCGCAGCGGACTTCCGACACCACCAGCCTTCAAGGAGCGCCAGCCATGA
- a CDS encoding LexA family transcriptional regulator, whose amino-acid sequence MISVDIYDVVVGMDTQGTRLRQARLNAGFSSAARAAAALGLKASSYAAHENGQNGYDAEMAKKYSRKFGVSAAWLLTGDESDFKRVPLGQEFDPDVQTDDQATIGSETGRRGIPSDAIAQIDVTGGMGGGGVSIVSHGVPGQHGMTFAAEHIRDYWRLPSEVLLALGLKPGDIAILPVQGDSMSKTLTEGDFVFVDTRHRLPSPDGIYALTDDFGGVVVKRLEVASNPRDDDIVVRVISDNPKHAPKERNLADLNVIGRVVRRFGVVS is encoded by the coding sequence ATGATTAGTGTTGACATATATGATGTTGTGGTCGGTATGGACACTCAAGGCACACGCCTGCGACAGGCTCGGTTGAACGCTGGCTTTTCTTCAGCTGCCAGGGCTGCGGCTGCGCTAGGCCTGAAGGCATCTTCTTACGCCGCTCATGAGAATGGTCAGAACGGCTACGATGCAGAGATGGCCAAGAAGTACAGCCGAAAATTCGGGGTCAGCGCGGCTTGGCTTTTGACCGGCGACGAGTCTGATTTTAAGCGTGTGCCACTCGGACAGGAGTTTGATCCGGACGTCCAAACCGATGATCAGGCGACCATAGGCTCGGAAACTGGCCGTCGAGGCATTCCATCCGATGCAATCGCGCAGATTGATGTCACAGGCGGAATGGGTGGCGGGGGCGTCTCGATCGTTAGCCATGGCGTCCCCGGACAGCACGGGATGACCTTTGCCGCCGAACACATACGTGACTACTGGCGTCTACCCTCAGAAGTTCTGCTAGCCCTCGGCCTAAAGCCCGGCGATATCGCCATTCTCCCCGTGCAAGGAGACTCGATGTCGAAAACACTAACGGAGGGCGATTTCGTCTTCGTCGACACCCGACACAGGCTTCCTTCACCTGATGGCATATATGCCCTAACTGACGATTTTGGCGGCGTGGTTGTGAAACGCCTCGAGGTAGCCTCCAACCCACGCGACGACGACATTGTGGTGAGAGTGATATCTGACAACCCTAAACACGCGCCCAAAGAGCGCAACCTGGCCGACTTGAATGTTATCGGCAGAGTGGTTAGGCGCTTCGGTGTGGTGAGCTGA
- a CDS encoding disulfide bond formation protein B, producing the protein MADSSSRRLPLAVLSFGLGLAAILGAWGFQIFGGYAPCKLCLEQRIPYYLGLPVLLVAILLLLARKSEGFARALLVLAGLIFLAGLGLALYHAGVEWKFWLGPADCGGGLATTGNAGDLLAQIGKTKVVNCGEAALRVLGLSFAGWNAVVSAIIAAALLRAGLRQA; encoded by the coding sequence ATGGCCGATAGTTCTTCCCGCCGCCTGCCGCTTGCCGTCCTCAGCTTCGGATTGGGCCTCGCGGCGATCCTCGGCGCCTGGGGCTTCCAGATCTTCGGCGGCTATGCGCCCTGCAAGCTCTGCCTCGAACAGCGCATCCCCTATTATCTCGGCCTGCCCGTCCTGCTGGTCGCGATCCTGCTGCTCCTCGCCCGTAAATCCGAGGGGTTCGCACGCGCGCTACTCGTCCTGGCCGGCCTGATCTTCCTCGCCGGGCTCGGCCTCGCCCTCTATCACGCCGGCGTCGAATGGAAGTTCTGGCTCGGACCGGCCGATTGCGGCGGCGGCCTGGCGACGACAGGGAATGCCGGCGACCTTCTGGCGCAGATCGGCAAGACGAAGGTGGTGAACTGCGGCGAGGCAGCGCTGCGCGTGCTCGGCCTGTCCTTCGCCGGCTGGAACGCCGTCGTCTCGGCCATCATCGCCGCCGCCCTGCTCCGCGCCGGCCTGCGGCAGGCGTAA
- a CDS encoding HNH endonuclease, producing the protein MTIAVSPGAHPALVLNADYRPLSYYPLSLWSWQDTIKAVFLDRVNIVSEYDIDIRSPSFRMRLPSVVSLKSYVTPTRNPAFTRFNVFLRDRFQCQYCSTREDLTFDHVIPRAHGGQTTWENVVAACSPCNLRKGSLTSADARMWPRQKPFQPSVSDLHNNGRAFPPNYLHDSWLDYLYWDTELDP; encoded by the coding sequence TTGACGATAGCCGTGTCACCCGGCGCCCACCCGGCCCTTGTGCTCAATGCCGACTACCGGCCTCTGAGCTATTACCCGCTCTCGCTCTGGTCGTGGCAGGATACGATCAAGGCGGTGTTCCTCGATCGCGTCAACATCGTCTCCGAATATGACATCGACATCCGCAGCCCCTCCTTCCGGATGCGGCTGCCCAGCGTCGTCTCGTTGAAGAGCTATGTGACGCCGACGCGAAATCCGGCCTTCACGCGCTTCAACGTGTTCCTGCGCGACCGCTTCCAGTGCCAGTATTGCAGCACCCGCGAGGACCTGACCTTCGACCATGTAATCCCGCGCGCCCATGGCGGCCAGACGACGTGGGAAAACGTCGTCGCCGCCTGCTCGCCCTGCAATCTGCGCAAGGGCAGCCTGACTTCGGCCGATGCGCGCATGTGGCCGCGGCAGAAGCCGTTCCAGCCCAGCGTCTCCGACCTGCACAACAATGGCCGCGCCTTCCCGCCCAACTATCTGCACGACAGCTGGCTCGATTATCTCTACTGGGATACGGAACTGGACCCGTAA